In Cydia pomonella isolate Wapato2018A chromosome 1, ilCydPomo1, whole genome shotgun sequence, one genomic interval encodes:
- the LOC133515662 gene encoding ras-GEF domain-containing family member 1B-like → MAMYYYASKLNEASCSGCNIKVPPPPSEPAPAPPPPTDHAPLPPDPALLHGTGLSYYDNDDYYSMVRGNKFMTENSCKHLVMNGGLNFVTQKGDAAQLSAVGVKTLTTFVNCPVEKTDLEYKDGQLVSAPLDSLVDMLRPGANKSYTFTFLLCSRLFIKPHELLGKLCKRYFKTYDKIGRAEVKDLVEKELTDMRALVRVLTQWTSMFPYDFRDDRVMALVRNITQRCAAEHMSSVRVEVSTMLEKLLDKLTALEQYEETLVEIPQVTLVEQLAQGDILTLGLTPAELANQLTIVELHRLSFVGPEEFVQTFAPTQPQQPTSSCGKTAINLHHIDMKSTRNLEAYADWFNRLSYLCATDILKAVKSKYRARVIEQWVMTARECFNLGNFNSLMAIISALNMSPVTRLKKTWSRTSGVCGQQLRQLELCVEPSGNHARYRAALAAAPTETAVPLLSVTCRDLHFANQGSSSKLGGNRVNFEKWSLLARHVSRQLAARRLCGDEPPAPAPPPPHAPAWRFLNDTPTLTETALELVSFEREPPVDHMEKERLKRLKAA, encoded by the exons ATGGCGATGTATTACTACGCAAGTAAGCTGAATGAAGCATCATGTAGCGGGTGTAACATTAAAGTGCCACCACCACCCAGCGAGCCAGCCCCTGCCCCTCCACCACCCACCGACCATGCTCCTCTTCCACCCGACCCAGCTCTATTGCATGGCACTGGACTCTCTTACTATGat AATGATGATTATTATTCTATGGTGAGAGGCAATAAGTTTATGACAGAAAATTCTTGTAAACATCTTGTTATGAATGGTGGTTTGAATTTTGTCACTCAAAAAGGAGATGCTGCACAG TTGTCAGCTGTAGGTGTAAAGACTTTAACAACATTTGTAAATTGCCCGGTGGAAAAGACGGATCTCGAGTATAAAGATGGGCAGCTTGTTAGTGCTCCCCTGGATTCACTGGTAGACATGCTACGGCCCGGAGCAAACAAATCCTATACATTCACATTCCTATTGTGTTCACGACTTTTTATTAAGCCTCATGAATTGCTTGGAAAGCTATGTAAACGCTACTTTAAAACATATGACAAGATT GGAAGGGCGGAAGTGAAAGATTTAGTAGAAAAGGAGTTAACAGACATGAGAGCACTAGTGAGAGTGTTGACACAGTGGACCAGTATGTTTCCCTATGACTTCCGTGACGATAGAGTTATGGCACTTGTTCGGAATATTACGCAAag GTGTGCAGCAGAACACATGTCTTCAGTAAGGGTGGAAGTATCAACAATGCTGGAGAAACTTCTGGATAAATTAACAGCACTTGAGCAATATGAGGAAACATTGGTTGAAATACCTCAAGTGACATTGGTAGAACAGTTAGctcag gGAGATATTCTTACACTTGGTTTAACACCAGCTGAGCTAGCAAACCAATTGACTATAGTTGAGTTACATCGACTGTCATTTGTTGGACCAGAGGAGTTTGTGCAAACTTTTGCTCCCACACAGCCACAACAACCAACATCTTCTTGCGGGAAGACAGCCATCAATCTGCACCACATTGACATGAAGAGTACAAGAAACTTGGAAGCTTATGCTGACTGGTTTAACAGACTTAGCTACTTATGTGCTACTGATATTCTAAAG GCTGTAAAAAGCAAATACAGAGCTAGAGTAATAGAACAGTGGGTTATGACGGCTAGAGAATGTTTCAACCTTGGAAATTTCAACTCGCTCATGGCTATCATTAGTGCTCTGAATATGTCTCCAGTGACGCGTCTTAAGAAAACG TGGAGCCGCACGTCTGGAGTTTGCGGCCAGCAACTGCGTCAATTAGAATTATGCGTTGAACCTAGTGGAAACCATGCAAg ATACCGAGCAGCGCTAGCGGCTGCACCTACTGAAACTGCCGTGCCGTTGCTGTCCGTCACTTGCAGGGACCTGCATTTTGCTAACCAAGGCTCTTCATCAAA ATTGGGTGGTAACCGGGTTAACTTCGAGAAGTGGTCCCTGCTGGCGCGACACGTGAGCCGGCAGCTGGCGGCGCGGCGGCTGTGCGGCGACGAGccgccggcgcccgcgccgccaccgccgcACGCTCCCGCCTGGCGCTTCCTCAACGATACTCCCACGCTCACCGAGACCG